Genomic DNA from Lolium rigidum isolate FL_2022 unplaced genomic scaffold, APGP_CSIRO_Lrig_0.1 contig_41547_1, whole genome shotgun sequence:
TATGGATGTGTGTTGCTATCGTGACAAGCCAGATTGGCCAAATGTATTTTAGATGGCCCATTTCTTATGTAGACCACATCGAACACCAAAGATTTGCTAATTCTCACTAGAGTGGGAATTAGCTTAGAATTCAGTAGATTTTCTAACCATTAGATTATACACGGAGATTCGTGCATAGTAAAATCAAGGCTGttgaaaataaaatatgttaAGAAGGCTTTGATATATCCTGCAACCTCTGGCATACGTCCTAATTACTCAAGCGGCCAGGCTGATTACCTTTCGTGGTAGATATTTGATGAAAAATCATGATAATATATAAAGTCTCgcgtttttttatttttccatgattttttgttttttatttattttcatttttgtgcATAATATATGGCGGTTGTTACGACAGAGCAATGAATTTTTCTTTGCAGTTGCAAGttagagttgcaactgagatttttttggcagttgcaagtggagtttgtaattaagattttttttttgcagttgCAAATGAGATTTTTCtatttggatttttttggcagttGCAAGTAGAGTTTGTAATTAAGATTTTCTCCAGATGAAAGTGCGGTTGCAACCGATATTTTCTTTAGTTGTAAGtgtagttgcaactgagatttactCCAGTTGCAAGTGTAGTTGCAACCAGGACTTTTTGAGTTGCACTAGGGTTGCAGTTGACTTTTTTTTAGTTACAAGCGAGGTTGCAAATGAGGATGAGGAGGTGATGGCGGTAGGTGTTGCCTTCTCCTTGACATTAACCAAAAACAAGGCCTCCATGCAGGTGGCGCGTGAGATGCTggggaggatgaggatgaccatCATCCTCAGGGACGGAGCCAGTGGGGGGCTGGTTGgggccatgccccccccccccccccccacgcccCTATGTTGGATTTTGTTTTGTGAAAAAACGTCTGTATACTATGTGTTTTGGCTCCCAAATTTGCTTAAAATTGGCTATATGGCTCCCTCCATGTAATTGTAAGCTTATTTGGCCCCCTTCAACTATTAATCCTGCCCGTCCCTGATCACCCTTTGTTTGGTCGAAGCCGAAACAAAAAAAGTGACATAGATGTCGTTGATTCGGAGTTGAGAGCTGCCATGGATATCTCCTTGGCTGACGCCTAGGGCGAAGggcaggttgatggcggaggaggacTCTCACTCTGACTCCAATATCTCCATTTGCTTCCGTTCCGGCTACATTTAAGTCCACCGTGTGTGAGGCACTAGTAAGTCTTCTTTATGATCTAAGCTTAAGTTTCTCCGTCTAAAATATAGTtatcttaactttatctagatacggaaaTATGTGtaattaaaatatatctagatagatccgtatctagacaaaattaaGACATCTATTTTTAGGCGGAGGGAGTATTAGATTTGTGGTTAAATCTAGGGTTAAGTTCTGCTTATGTTCATATGGGGGTAAAAATCTTTACCTGCTCCATCGTCGATGCattgagaaaaaaaaaatgaaaccgtgtctaggaggaactagacacttttttgatatagtagaagcgcgaTGACgatgtgggcttagcccagtggttggggtcgcagtggcgcaccccaacgaccggagttcgattcctgtcagggaaGAATTtcagaattgtcacgccaagtcccgcttctattatatcaaaaagtgtctagttcctcctagacacagtTTCATCGTCGATGCATCGAGACAAGTGAGTGAATTGGACACGGATTTGGTGCTCCCGAGCATCAGTGatccttttttaaaaaaattgcatgtttttgtttcaaaaaatcaCATAATTTTTTCTGtgaatacatatgcatgtatcgaACACTCATATGAAGTTTCAGCAGAAATTTCGCTCTATTTTGAGCtacgtaaaaaagacaaatttctggatGTACATAGAGGGTACATAACAAAAGgaattgtcagaaatttgtcttgacAGGAAtcgacgacgtgggcttagcctagtggttggggtcgcagtggcgcaccccaacgaccggagttcgatttctatcagggacgaatttcggaattatcacgccaagtcccgtttctactatatcaaaaaagtgTTTAATTCCTTCTAGACACGATGTCATCGTCGATGCATTGAGAGTTGAGAAGTGAGTGAAGTGGACACGAATTTGGTGCTCCCGAGCATCAGTGAtccttttaaatttttttttgaaaatttcatgtttttgtttcaaaaaatcaCATAATTTATTCCGtgaatacatatgcatgtatcgaACACTCATCTGAAGTTTCAGCAGAAATTTCGCTCTATTTTGAGCtacgtaaaaaagacaaatttctggatGTACATAGAGGGTACATAACAAAAGgaattgtcagaaatttgtccttTTATGTGGCCcaaaataaaatttattttctCCCCAAATTTTTTGCGTGCCTTTAGAATGCACTCCCACACTGCCatatttattttttttattttttttggaattGAAGAAATgtgtttttgaaatttttgaattgtAAGGATCATTGGAGCTCGGGTGCTGCTGGAGGATTTCGTGAGTGAAGTGTTTAGATTTGTGCTCTAGAGTTCTACTATGAGCAGTTCTTTTCCTAGTATCAGATCAGATAATCTAAGACCGACACTAGGAATCTTGATTTTTCAACCAGAGCTTAATTAACACTAAAACGAGATTACGGAAATTGGAACTGAAAAGGTGAAAATTGCTTACCGAGCATTGCATTTCTATCCTCCTTGTCTCCACTGGAGTCGCTGAAGTCGCGGCCGTGCACGCTGGCGCACCGGAACTCCATCTTGTTCTCCGTGAGCGTGCCGGTCTTGTCGGAGAAGACGTACTTGATCTGCCCGAGGTCCTCGTTGATGTTGAGCGCCCGGCATTGGAATCTGGTCTTGCTCTTGTCGTCGAACATGTGATTGTCCTGCACCATGCTGTATGCCTGCCCCGCCCTGACCATCTCCATGGATATGAAGAGTGCAATGGGGATCATGATCTGGAACTGTATCACACCCGACAAGAAGGTGAACACCACCTGCGCTCCTACCCCGAGCCAGTCGTACTTCCGGACCTGTAGCGAAGAGTAGTCGTTCGTTCGGAAGAAGTGTATGATCCCGAGCTGGTCGTTATGCTTGCCCAGCCAGATTCCGGCGAGGAGAGCTACGACGAAGCAGAGGACCACCAGGATGACGGCGAGCGCGGCAGTCTCGCGGTTCATGTCCGTCTCGAGACGGCTGCGCTTGGACGGCGCACCTGAGCTGTTGAGCATGACCTTGGTTTCGCTGCCGGTGTACACGGCCACCCCGATGGCCCACACCGTGTTCTTGAGCTCGCAACCCCGGAGCATGATGTTGGAGGTGCCTAGGGAGACGGCGCGGCGGCCATCCAGGTCGACGGTAGCAAGGAAGCCGTAGATGTTGCGGTTGGGCTTCTCGCACTTGATGACCCCCGCGAgcgccgccggcggcgtgagCATGGTTTCCTGCTTGGCGTATCGCGTCTTGAGGTTGGACTCGCCGTCGAGGTTGATGGTCTGGACGTAGGCCACGCCGGTCGGGTCGCTCGTGGACAGCAGGACCATGTCGCACGGCATCGTCTCGTTCGCCACGATGCGCACCACGTCCCCTACCTGCATCTCCTTCCACCGCTTCGGCCGGAACACACCGTCCACCAGCACCGACGCCGACCGATTATTCTCATTCTTGTCCGACCGGTGCCGCCTCCAGTCCTCGTACGCGTCCTTCACCGCCGTCACGGCGAGCACGACCGACAGCGGCGCAGTGCCCGCGGCCGCCGAGTTTACATGGAGCTGCGGGATAAAGTTCAACGCCGCCAGGATGAGGAAGTAGACGTATGCCAACCGGTGGAACTGCTCGTAGAGGTTGCGTGGGATGAAGGTGAGGATGGAGTACTTGGTCGTGCGGACGGAGTTGTTCGGGAACATGGCCGGCGGCGCGTTGGTGCGCGCTGCGTCGTTGATGTAAACGAACCGCGCGTCCTCGTCGCGGAGGTCGCGCTGGGAGCCGACATGATGCTCGGACGTGGATCGCCTCGACACGCTGAGCCTCGACCGGGCGGTGCGGAAGCTCTCGAACGATGGCGAGGTGGATTCGGCCCTGGAGCGCGACCGGAAGTCCGCCGCGAAGGTGACCGAGGGCGTGTCTGCGGCGGACCGTGCCGACCGCGACAATACCGAAGGTGACGGTGAGTGCTTCAGTATCGGCGACGGCACCGGGTCCGGCAGACTGGCCGGCAAGTCCATATCTGCTCCGGTCGCCTCGTGCGACGATTGAGCCAGAGGAAGCAGCGATGGACGTGGCGGCATCACTGACCTTTCTGATCGCATGGTTTCTGTACGATTGTCTCTATGTGTGTCGGACTATCTACTTAGGCGAACCTACTTAGGCGCAAACGAGATTGGATTTAGCGGGAAGAGGAACAAGAAGGGATCTCAGTAGTATTTGATTCGCCTCCACTGGAGTTAACAAGATTGGCAGAGGTTTTTGAGGGGTCGCTTTGGCTGTTTGCGCGAGACCGGCGGGGACTACGAAGAGTAGAGTACTTTGCATCAGTTCGCCAAACTGAGGTATAGCTGCCATTGCGAACAGGGCTGAAATATTCTTCCTTGGGCAAAGCGCGCGGGGATGATTATGCAACTACAAGGTTGCATTCTATTCGAGAAAAACTGAAAAGGCTATTCGCAATGTTCTTTTCTCTTCTTTGTATACCGATACCattaatcttttttttttctaaatcatATGTATCTAGGCGAATTTTAGCATATTTATTCACTCATTTCAGTTTCTATATAGTTCACATTGTAATATCTAAAACGTTTTATACTCCTTCTGTTCTATGAACGGTGTCTGAGATTCATCAAAATTCGAAGGtatctatttagtgtctagatacatttaaattttgtcaAATTTTAGATAACCTTCGTAAGATGAAGGGAGTAATTCAGAAGTGAAGAGGTCACCATAGTACATATCCCTTCACACACCCAATTATCAAAAAACATGAATAGTCATGGTTCGAGATTAATTAAATCACTATAGGCAAACTCATTAGTCATTATTAAGTGGAAATCGCTTGGTAATAAAAGAATACTCCGCACAAGCAAGACACAAAACGTCAAACCTAGGTGTTGAAATAACGTAGCGGTTTTAGAAATTTCTTCAGTTAgctcaaaataaaaatagatttttTAAGTGTCAGCTGCCTCTACGAAGTTTAGTTTCATCAGGTTCAGCCGTTGTGTTAGTTAGAGGGTTTTAGCGTGTTGATGTGTTTTGTGCGGGCACACCCAAGCATGTAGGAACCCTCCGTGGGAACATTTAAGTCGTGGGATGACACGATTCAGTCGGGGCTTGATTATCGCCACGGCCTTTGCTTTATACTCTCTATGAATAAAAGGAAGAAAACGGGAAAAAGAAGTAAGTTGAGCAGTGCACAAAACACCAGTCATCGTCTTCATGTTCATGCGCGTGTGTGTGTGGTTGAGATTAGGGTTTAGCTAA
This window encodes:
- the LOC124681395 gene encoding phospholipid-transporting ATPase 1-like, which encodes MRSERSVMPPRPSLLPLAQSSHEATGADMDLPASLPDPVPSPILKHSPSPSVLSRSARSAADTPSVTFAADFRSRSRAESTSPSFESFRTARSRLSVSRRSTSEHHVGSQRDLRDEDARFVYINDAARTNAPPAMFPNNSVRTTKYSILTFIPRNLYEQFHRLAYVYFLILAALNFIPQLHVNSAAAGTAPLSVVLAVTAVKDAYEDWRRHRSDKNENNRSASVLVDGVFRPKRWKEMQVGDVVRIVANETMPCDMVLLSTSDPTGVAYVQTINLDGESNLKTRYAKQETMLTPPAALAGVIKCEKPNRNIYGFLATVDLDGRRAVSLGTSNIMLRGCELKNTVWAIGVAVYTGSETKVMLNSSGAPSKRSRLETDMNRETAALAVILVVLCFVVALLAGIWLGKHNDQLGIIHFFRTNDYSSLQVRKYDWLGVGAQVVFTFLSGVIQFQIMIPIALFISMEMVRAGQAYSMVQDNHMFDDKSKTRFQCRALNINEDLGQIKYVFSDKTGTLTENKMEFRCASVHGRDFSDSSGDKEDRNAMLGKQFSPFQFQFP